CTGTACGGACTCaaggctgcggctgctgccAAAAGGTTCCTCCACCAAATATCGACTTCTTACCTTCAATTACTAATTAATTTGGATCCTTTTCACAGATTCGTTTTTACTCTGgaatttcaaagtgaaaaaaagtgATGACTGTCGGAGCTTTTCTAAAATCCACACTCCTTCAAAGTTGTGAAACAATAACAATTCGAGAAGTCCGGCGGGGTGGcacttattattttatatataaatgcttATAGTCACCATAACCTGGTTATTGCGTTGCGGTGATAAGTTCTCTCCAAACTGTGCGATGGGAACCAAAAGTTGCATCAGTGGCATAATTCACTTATCAAGGACTACCCAGCGCACACTCAGTATCTCGCCCTCGCAATTGAAAATGGATAAAAGGGCTGAGTCGTTTCGCTAGTGGTAATATTACATAGTTCACTGGCAGCTATTTCAATAGGCTCTCGGTGATTTGTGCCCAGGCATTATGCTCCAGCCTCTCCCCCCTCGAAGCAGAGGGAAAGGCTCGGCTTAATTGAGAGGATTTCCAGCGGCTTTGTGGAGGGCGAAGCTGTGAGCTAGCTTCCTCTCTCCAGGAGAATTGTATTTACAATGCGCTCTATCCCCATTGCATTTGTCATTGCAGCCTGGGATCATGTGTATTATTTTCCTTACCCCTCTCGACACACTTTCATTTGCTGGGAGGCCGTGGATGAGAGTACCTCTCTTTAAATGTCTCCCTGGCATAATGAAGCAGGACTGTATTTCCATATATTCACAAACGCCTGTGGGGATTTCACGGCTTTTTTTTCCAGCGCAAAATGGAGACTCACCATAAGCACACAGTAATGGACGTGGTAATAAACAGTTAATATGGCCGACACTCAGGGAATACAGGATGTTTCCGGAGTTAAGTTCGGAATTCTAATGTATAGATTTCGTTGTTTTCCGTGTCAGAAATATTAGAAATGAACTAGAAAGTTGAAGAGGCCGGTCGCAGCCACATGAACGTCTCAGTGGAGAATCTTCACCTCTCGTTCTCAATCCAATCCACGAATAAAACGTCCTGTGACAAGGCAAATAGTCCTCGATACAGATGAGGAAGATGCAGCACTTCTTGTGACCCGGGCAAAGCCAATTTGAGCTACAAGTTGCCCACTTGTAAAACGGCCAATGCGGCCCAAATGTCCCGAAACAAATCTGGGCCTTTTTTGGCATGTGGTACTGCTGTGGCTTCCTTGTGGCCCTGATCTGGCAACCAGGAGCCAACTGCCGGTGTGAGGCCTGAACTGCAAGTTTCTCTTCACATTCGTGTGTGAACTGGACCTAAAGTTGCAAGAGTGAAAGTATCTTTACAATATCCTGgcagtaaacattttgaaactagACTAAGCATCTAAAGCCATTCTAGCCGTGCGTTTAGCCATAAACCGAACTAAGTCAAGTTTTGCTTTTAAGGTTTTCATGGTGTGGTCTGGTGGTAGATTTCCCCCGGTGGTTCGATGTAAGGCCCTCCAAGTCCGTTTAGCCTCTGTCCCCCTAAGTCACTTAAAACACAGTCTGTGTTCTCTGTCagctgccaccccccccccatcactttGTCCTTTCATTGGACGAAGCCATTTAGAGTCAAGTGTCTAATAAACAAGGACGTGTCGTAAGAGGAATCAACATGTAGCTTGTCGCTCTGAATGTCAGCCTGGATGGGAGATGAGGAACGTTTCACATCCATCGGTCCTGAATGTGCAGCTGCCTGTCGCGGAGTCTCGTAAACAAACGTGTCAACAGACGTGTAAACAAACATGTCAACAGACGTGACAGCGGAGTCGTTGTGTGTCGCTGTCACAGATTGTGTCGAGGTTTTCCATCTCGGCAGAGTCGACACCGAGAGGGGAATATGAAACCCAACATTTGCACTGAGTCGGTTTGACGAGTCTCTGCCGTtcactgagaattccttttgtTTGAATTCTTCCTAAAAGTTAATAGACGCCGAATCACTGAGGAGCTGATGATGTGGAATTATTTCAACTGAGTGTGAAAGAAAGAGGTTTTTAATACGATGCTACAGTTCCAGCTGCATGTCTCTGTCATGCTGTGTCTGAATCCGAGCGATTGGTAACTGAATGATTAGTTGATGGACAGAAACAATGTTGATACATTTgggttatttgttgtttttccgtcttttgtaaataaaatcaacacttatttaatttttaaatggcAAAATGGCTTTGTGTTTataaagcgcttttctagtcttgatgaccactcaaagcgcttgacagtacagttctacattcaccccaaacttcagcatgcagatggttcagactggggatcgaactgccgacctttcAGGTTGGAGAACatccactctacccctcagccctTTATCTTCTATATCAAGATGGTTAACCTCgatatatttagttttgaacTGTAAGTTGGACAATAGATACAATTCAGATATGTTGACTTAGTGTTTTGGGAATTGTGATGAGCATTATCTACAATACCCGTATACTCCAATGGGTAACACACAAAGTTGGCAAGTTACACAATCGCtaactttaatttgaaagaaCACAGAAGTAATGTTTCTAGTCGGTCCAACAATACAATGTAATATAATTTGACACAGGACTCTTACAAGTCCGGGGCCACAAGGTTAGATAATGAATCCTATCTGATGTGACACTCAAGTAGCataatcaaacattcaataaatcaaattatatcAAATCAGATTTTTTGAAAGTTTGAGTGACATCACCCCGAGCTCGATGAAATGTGAATAAACTGATGAACTGATTCTGAGTCGGCGTGAGTGAAGTTTCAAACCCTGTTTTAAAGTGAGAGATGTTGCTGACAGTCGCCCGAGCCGGTTTCTCTTCTTCCCAGTTAACTTCTGCCCTGGTCGCTGGGagtcagacctgtgatggagcagctctgttcccctctgtccccctctgcctctaacttcaaacacagacacacactctccatcAGGGCCTTATCACGACGCTGGAACCCTAAAGCTCAGGAGAAGCAGCTTTTAAACATGTCTGTGATATATTCCCTGTGACCACGTGCAGCACTAAATATATCACTTACCCTCTCTGCACCTTATTATCTACATCTCGTATCAGCTCGGGTCGTTATGAAGCTCCGGGTTTTCCCAGGCAGTCGGTGTGAGTCGTGTTGCTAGGAGACATAACtcgagatggggggggggtggagaacTGGTTCTACGAGGAAGCAGAGTTCCCTTCTGGTTTCTGATTCACGTGGTTAGAACCGTGTGTCCCGATGGAAGAATatccaaattattttattaaattaaatctttACTTTTAAATCTTGTGATCTCATCTCTCTATATTTTGTTTATCTCCGTCTAAAGTATTTTTATGTGCACATATGGAATAGATTAATAGCTTCATTCATTTATTGCTGCCAATATGATGACTAGGAATCTACTGACAGCTGTTTTCTGACTATTAAATAACAATGTTTCAAAATATATCAAACATAACAGAGCTCACGTCTGACGTAATGATAAACTGAAGCAgaatatgtttattattattgtgacgTGACTCATAGTTATAATGCCGCAGTGAGAGTGATTAGCATCGGAGTAGCTGCAGAGATTCTCCACATCCAAACACGTTTCATAACTTTTACTCCAACTTCTGACGTCTGTGTATTCCTTGAATTCTGGTTTTTAAATCGATACACTAGTAAGATTCTGGGGTTTGATGTATTTTGCCTAAGAGGAAGCTTCAGACTTTATTTATGGTGTTATTTGACGAAGGCTGGGGGAGTTTTATGTTTGAAGCAATGCTGCCCTCATCTGGACGATCCTGTTAGTGCACCACTCTGCCTCCATGAATAACGACCAGTGGCATAAACCTCTGACTTGAGCATATCTCATTTTAAAGGGGCATGTTAATAGTCTTGACACCGCCAGCATCCTGCTGCATCAGCTCATGTTCACAGGGTTTTTTGGACAATTGAATTTAAGCAGCAGTTATTGAACAGTTACTGGAATTTTAGAACTGAATTATCTCTGCTGTCTTAATTTCATGACTCTCCACGTTTCTGTATTTGAAGACCAGACTAGAAAACAGCAGTCACAGGTTATATTTAACCTCTGGTGTTGGTGCTCGGCTGGCCCCGCTCCAGCAGACCAGCAGCATCTGATCTCTCCCAGGAGGTGATCAGGAGCAGAGGTGTAAATCTGCCCAGTGGAGGAGAGAATTAAGCtaatgcagctgcagcaggggaGAAGCAGAAGGCCGGGCTGGTTGTATGTCTTCCCCTCTGGTCGGAGTGTTGTCTGCAGGGCTGCCTCCTTAGCTCGTAGAGACAAGACGGACTGTCGGGGCCAAAGTGTAATTGGTCAGACGGGGCGACACGGAGAGGAACGTCTAATTActaagaaccccccccccccccccccccccccccttgggccTCGCAGGTGGACGAGTACTGTGAGATGTTAATGTGCTGGTGATATGTGGTGTTTGAAATTGAAGCCGCTTTACAGCAGAGTTCCACTGCCCCTCCACACAAGGGGAGTTTTGCTCGACCTGCATGCTTTGCTGTGCAGAAAGATATACGTGCAGAGTTTGACACTAAAAAGCAGTTAAATCCTAAACTGAAGTttctttcagacacacactgaactctggatattcTCCTGCAATTCTCCTGGAGGGTTCAATTGGATTTGATGACACTCAACAGACCCAAGAGtggaagaaatacaaatacttcaaGATGAGAAGGAGGAGTCGTACACATGGAAGACGCTGAgtaagatgtcaacttggacaGACAACGGGATataagagcttttggtgatgaagGCCAATGTGGGTTTTGATGTGctccaaacaaaaacatgtgataattgcatttgctgttgttgtgaatgcatctgacTCCAACCATCCCCTGCTGCCAGTCTCCATATGTTAAAgagaaactctggataatgtgcAAACCCAATCTTCCAGACATAGTCAAGATATCATGTCTGAAAATTACTATAaaggtttatttttataaatctcAGCTACAGATCCCATAATTACTGTTTCTCGCTGTGGACACGGCTTCAACACTTTCCTGATTAAAGAACCCTCAATCCCCTCTCCAGCCTTCAGAGAATACAACAGTACAGATACAGGATGGATGTTTTGCCGGTTTTGCTTTGTTCCTCCACTAGGGGGAGACTCTGAGCGGCACAGGCCCTCTGGCTCCAGGGATAGTTTTGTTTACACAGTCAAAGTTAATGACTCTAACTGGGCCTTTAATGGGTTTAGTGGCTTTACATGTATCTAACAGTGTGATTATTGCTCCAAAGCCATAAACCTGCAGATCTCTAAGTGACACGGCCACATGGTGGAAGCCGAGGCTGCACTGTGCAGGGAACGGGCCTTATTATTATCAACCATCTGTGTTGATTCCAGCAGGTGTTTAAATCTAATGCAGTGAAATTTGCTGGTATTtggaaaagcagcagcagtaaggaggacccccccccccccccccccccccccccacatcaccTGCAGCAGTGTTTCTTCCCTGCACCCGGTCTGAAGGCGCCTGCAGTGGCTCCGACCTCGCCGGGATTGACTTGATCTCCCAAAGAAAAGCTCCCATGACCTCAAAAAAGCTCCAGGAAACAGGGGGATGAAGACGGACATGGCAGGGTAACAATagacacccccaccccaccccacccacacacccacacacacacaaagtcagcaTGTTTGAATAACTACTTTCCAATGACATAGGGGGGTTTGAAGTTGAGCCCCATTTGACATCTCTGAACTTTATCCGAGTGGAAAACGTAGGAAGTTGTGACTGTCGGCTGCTTGGGCTCTGGAGTCTGATatttacctttttcttttttaatgaagCCCAAATCAAAAATAACCAACATTAACTGAATCGTGATTTAAAATAACaagtatgaataaataaaacaaattgcaaGTTTGAAAGTCATGAGAGAAATAACAAAAGTTACTATTACAAAACCTTTAAACTAATGTAATGTTAAAACCAGCATTCGTGTTTATGTCatatcatttattttacagcCTTAATGTGCAggatttaatgtttttacagATTCCAAGTGTCGGTGGCTGCAGGGTCTGTGCCTGTCTGGCTCCTTCTGGATCCACATGTGCAGtcagtcagcagcagcacaccgGTCACCAGTAATTAGCTGCAGCGGCTGTCAGACACCTCACAGGTTGTGGCTGTTTTCATGTGGGGGTTAAATGCCACTGGCCCCCACGCGGAGTCCGCTGCTCGCCACCGCTGCACGGCCCGTGGTCGGGACAACACCTTGGAGCCAAACAATTACATCAAGGTCATGGAGAGGAGGAATGCGCCGGCGATTAGTGCAGGAGTCCAGCTGCAGCCTGTAGagccccactcctcctcctcatcctcatcttcatcatcatagCCAGGACGCGCAGGAGACGCATGGatccaaattcaaaatgtaGGTCTGTACCCTCCCCAGGTGTAGGAGTGTGGACCTGAAGTATCGGTGGGTtgacgtcctctctctctctctctctcctgtcagtCGAAACTCCATTTATCTGCCAGACGTTTTTCTCCAGGACAGACACTGCTCCTCTCACCACATGGAGGAAATCAAATCCAAATAGTCAAACTCTACTGGAGCTGATCATTATATTATTGTTTAGTAACACATAGCACTTCCTTCTATGTTATATATTAAATGGCCTGCTGATTATTTCTTCACTTTATTCTAATCTCATCACATTTTAAATCTGATTACACTAAATGTcacatttgaataaaacaatTCTGAAATCCAAGTGGAAGAAAACCTGTGGATTctgattttctgtttgtcttaaTATTCCTAAAAGTTATTAGAAAGACATACGTgacctattttatttttttacagggTGGATATGTTCTCCTGCTGTATGTGATGATTTCTCCCACGAGTCACTTGTTGACACTAAACCTGCGGCACTGGTGAAGTGTTTATTGCAAACGAATCTCTTTTTAGGAGAAGCTGCCTCTTGTTTGGGTTTGACACTGACCCGCACAGAGTTCAGCGAGTTCAGACACGGGCACGAGCAGAAGCAGAAACAGCATGAGAATTATAGTTCAATCTAATTCCCCTCTTTTACCCTTCATCTAAAAAAACGTTGGTTTTATAttcagaataaataaatgtgataaatgtCTGTCTCTCAAACAAGTGAGGAGGCCTAATGACAGATGGAGGtttgctttaaaaatatatatatatatatatttgccattCATTCAAGTTTCTAtcagagttttttgtttttttatcaagcGAAATAAAAGCTCAAAAATCTGGAAACAACTTGCAACCAGGACTAATATACATTCTCCTGCATATTTATAAATTTCTCAAATCTAATGGTCTCATAATTCAACTTCGAATTTCGCTCAAGTCTTTGTTGGATTTATTAAAACAACTTCCTGAAGTTGCCAAACTCGAGATAAACTCCTGTGCGTAATTACGCACGGGTAATTGTCCTGGATTAAAATCTCAACCGTTCGTGGAAGGGAATATGCCTGAACAAATAAACTGAACCCCTGCGCCGCAGTGAGACGCAGTATCGATGCTCGTTGATACGGAGAGTGGGTCAACACGAGTGGGCTGTTACAGGACAGAGAAGAGAGGTGTGACCAACCCCAAACTTTTCCTCAATGGGCTACCTGGAGAGGCTCCGGGCTCAGCGCATAAATACTCCTCCCTCCGAGGATGAGCTCAGTCCTGAGGGAGAGTCACTGAGACGAGATTAGCTTTTTTTGGGGTGGAAATCTACTCAATGCGGATTATGAACGCTTTTGGACACCAACCTTCCAGCCAGCAGACCAGCCCGATTCAGCACCACAGCGCACAGGAGCTCCTGGACATGGCCGTGTACTGCGACAACTACGGTGTGTACCAGCagaacctccaccaccaccacccccagaGGCCGCCCACGCATCCCTCCGGTTACGGCCTCGGGGAGTACACGTCCCCCTCCACGAACCCGTACCTGTGGCTGAACGGGCCCGGCATCAACTCCTCGCCGTACCTTGCCGGGAACAACGGCACGTCCTACATCCAGTCTGGATACGGCTCGAACCAGCGGCAGTTCTTGCCGCCTCCCACCGGGTTCGGTGGCGCCGACCTGGGCTGGTTGTCCATCTCCAGCCAGCAGGAGCTCTTCAAGATGGTCAGGCCACCTTACTCCTACTCGGCGCTCATAGCCATGGCCATCCAGCACACACAGGACAAGAAGCTGACCCTGAGTCAGATCTACCAGTACGTGGCCGAAAACTTCCCATTCTACAAGAAGAGCAAGGCAGGATGGCAGAACTCGATCCGACACAACCTGTCACTGAACGACTGCTTCAAGAAGGTGGCCCGGGACGAGGATGACCCCGGTGAGTCCCAAAGAATGAAGATGATTTTATTACAGTTCCTGCACTAATTCGCCTTGGGACGTTTGTTACTGTTTTGAAAGATtaatgacaaatcttaaaataaatgaaatcttaaaatgtatttgaatattttcAGTTCGTTGTCACTTTTTTTAGGTTAAATGGGAAATATGGGATGAAGTTGTgcgttttaaatgtttaaatttaaGCTTATATTAAACCCTGGTGTCGCTTCTCTCTGCAGGAAAAGGAAACTACTGGACCCTGGACCCGAACTGCGAGAAGATGTTCGACAACGGCAACTTCAGGCGGAAGAGAAAGAGGCGATCGGACCTGACCGGAGCGGACAGCACGTCTCCCCCCGTCAAGTCCGAGGACGGCAGCGCGCACAAGCTCTCCGACACCGCCAGCATGCTGAGCTCCTCCCCGCCCAGCCTGCACGGGTCCCCGGCCTCCACGGAGCCCAAGTCGTCGCCGTCCCCCTCTTCGGAGCACAGCCCGTGCTACAGCAACTTCGTGTCCAGCGTGAACTCGCTGCTGGCGGCCAGCGGCGGCGGCACCACCACCGGCACCGGCACCGAGGGCTCCAGGGGCGGGGAGCGGGACTACGGCACCGCGCACCTCGGGGGATTGTCCCAGAGCAGAGAGGGCATGTCCGGACTGGGCTCCTACTCGCCCTCGTTAGTCTCTCCCCTGAACTCTGACAACAACAGAATCAACTACTACTCCTCAGTACAGAGCCTCTCCAACCACTTCAGCGTGAACAACCTCATATACAACCGGGAAGGAACTGAGGTGTAAGACTGTCcggaagaaaacaagaaaactaaTTTATCTCTCTTAGTTAGAATTCACATTTCTTATCTGGTGCCATGTtatcactcattcactcactcactggtTTGGTAGGCCTCACTGTACCACTGGAATTAAACTGGTGTTTTCCACCACAATAATCCTCCTGCACTGGGAAACCAATATATATATCTCAGTGTGTTAGAGAAGGAATATAAAGTGCCACTGCTCCACTGTGGTTTGTTCACATGAGCACaacaaacatgttgatgaaATGATTCACTCCACAGAGACATATCCTAGAACTTATTTTTGTATGATCCGTATTGTAGCTGCTCGGTTGGGCTGactccagaagaagaagaagaagacaaacgtGTACAGaaattattttcataatgtgtattttttagactgaactgtgtttttgtgttctaTTTAAACTCGTGTCGATGTTTGAATAAAAGTCATTCATTTTAATTCCTACTGTTCAAGGCTCTTGTGTCATTTTCCTAAAAATCTGGGAAATAAGAATGTAAAGGGGCCACATGATGAGATGTACTctgaaaaatactttaaatacttTGTGCTACTTTTAAAACCACTTATTTGTATAATTCAAGATCAAGCACAACAGGCCTTCACCTAAACCCTCTTTTTATAAGGtggtttttgtttaaataattttaGAGACACCCTCATTTGGTTTCTGTCTATTTTCCAGCTCCTTCCAAGCtactaaaatacatttatttatttaaaaagttctTTCAAATATTCAGATCAAGTCCTCCAAAGTGCTGGCATTGTAAGAAAATTAACCATGTTGCAAATGAATGCCTCCGGGCCTTGTCAGGAAATCTGAAGTCAGGTGGCTTTAAGCAGTAAAGTGCGTAAGACTGAGACATTTTCCGCTTGTCACTTCCAATATCCCCGTTTCCAACAAGCTATCAGACCTCTAACTTATTTCCAGGAGGTTCAAGAGTTCAGCTTTGTGTCCGAGCTGGACCTGACTCTGTGTGACGTGAACCTGTTTGCTGGATATTCCACCTGTCCCCATCTATTCCCAAAGTCCTGTCACGCACAACGATGGCCGTTTCGTGCGTGAGTGTCACTGGGAATCCTGTTAGTGGGATTTGGATTTGTTGGGGGGTGGGGTTTGGGGGGGAACCACAGTGGAGGAGCATCTGCGGAACAATTGTGGACAGAGTTCAGCGACATGAAATGTGCTTTTGTTGTGCTGGTGACCCGGGGGACACAGCGGAGAGAGCATGCCATTGGGGAGGGAAATATTAAACAGCCCACGCAGAGGGAATGTTTCAAGTGATTTAACACCCCCCGCTCCTGTCTTATTTTCAAACAATATGGATACGCACGGAATCAAAGCCtgtaaataaaaggaaacacCTCTTAATTGGTCGGTAATTGAATTCACTCAGGCGCTGCGTGGTctggaataaaagaaaaattaatTGACAAGACATTCGTGCCCCTTGTTGGAACACAATGGAAAGCTGGCAATTCAAGAGATCCCCTCCTGGGCTCAAATGAAAATATTGCCATCTGAAGATCTGGGAACAAATTATCTCCCTCAGGCCACATTTCGCTCCATTCTCTGTGGAGCAGGGCCACGGAGCAGACAAAGAGGATTTTTGTCATACAGGAGCAGGTTCTCACAGTAGCTGACACGTTTTCTCTTGAACTCCTCATCACGTCCAGTGAATGGAGCAGAAAGCACATTCAGAGAGAGTTTAGTTCTTATTACTGTCATCTCCTGGTCCCCTGGTTCGGTTTGTGAATTTCTCACTCAGTGTGGAATTGTCAGGACACATTAGTTCAGGGttatacggggggggggggggggagttcatTTATTAAAGTGCTTCGGTTGTGAGGAACTTTTTTTCTGGACTTTCTTTTAttcctcttctctgtttcaAATAGTGATTTTTTAACTCCACTACCAGCCGCAGATTAAGATTTATAATCAACCAATATATgaggatttatttttcacagaatacaaattattatatcaataattatcatctTGATTGGCATAAAAAGTACTTGTTAAGTAAAGTTGTGaaagtatttgtacttgtaAAATACTATTTTCACCCTGTTGCTTTGCTCCTTAATGCAGTAATCCAACTCTATTATCAAGGTACAAACACAGGCCTGCATATAAGCAAGcaacacatccaacacatccagcacatccaacacatccaacacatccagcacatccaacacatccagcacatccaacacatccaacacatccaacacatccagcacatcccacacatccagcacatccagcacatccaacacatccaacacatccagcacatccaacacatccaacacatccaacacatccaacacatccaacacatccagcacatccaacacatccaacacatccagcacatccagcacatccaacacatccagcacatccaacacatccaacacatccagcacatccagcacatccaacacatccagcacatccaacacatccaacacatccaacacatccagcacatccaacacatccagcacatccaacacatccaacacatccaacacatccaacacatccagcacatccaacacatccagcacatccaacacatccaacacatccaacacatccaaGCACATCCAAgcacatccagcacatccaagcacatccaacacatccagcacatccaacacatccaacacatccaacacatccagcacatccagcacatccaacacatccagcacatccagcacatccaacacatccagcacatccaacacatccaacacatccagcacatccaacacatccagcacatccaacacatccagcacatccaacacatccaacAAATCCAGCACCTccaacacatccagcacatccaacacatccagcacatccaacacatccaacacatccaacacatccagcacatccaacacatccagcacatccaagcacatccagcacatccagcacatccagcacatccgacacatccaacacatccagcacatccaacacatccaacacatccagcacatccaacacatccaagcacatccagcacatccagcacatccaacacatccagcaAATCCAACACATCCACCAACACATCCAGCAAATccaacacatccagcacatccagcaAATCCAACACATCCAGCAAATCCAACACATCCAccaacacatccagcacatccaacacatccaaGCACATGCAGCAAATCCAgcacatccagcacatccaacacatccaacacatccagcacatccaacacatccagcacatccaacacattcagcacatccaacacatccaacacatccaacacatccaacacatccagcacatccagcacatccaacacatccagcacatccagcacatccaacacatccagcacatccagcacatccaacacatccagcacatccaacacatccagcacatccaacacatccaacacatccaacacatccaacacatccaagcacatccaacacatccagcacatccagcacatccagcacatccaTCACATTCA
The Pleuronectes platessa chromosome 21, fPlePla1.1, whole genome shotgun sequence DNA segment above includes these coding regions:
- the foxi1 gene encoding forkhead box protein I1; the encoded protein is MNAFGHQPSSQQTSPIQHHSAQELLDMAVYCDNYGVYQQNLHHHHPQRPPTHPSGYGLGEYTSPSTNPYLWLNGPGINSSPYLAGNNGTSYIQSGYGSNQRQFLPPPTGFGGADLGWLSISSQQELFKMVRPPYSYSALIAMAIQHTQDKKLTLSQIYQYVAENFPFYKKSKAGWQNSIRHNLSLNDCFKKVARDEDDPGKGNYWTLDPNCEKMFDNGNFRRKRKRRSDLTGADSTSPPVKSEDGSAHKLSDTASMLSSSPPSLHGSPASTEPKSSPSPSSEHSPCYSNFVSSVNSLLAASGGGTTTGTGTEGSRGGERDYGTAHLGGLSQSREGMSGLGSYSPSLVSPLNSDNNRINYYSSVQSLSNHFSVNNLIYNREGTEV